The DNA segment TTAAAAAGAGGTTATATAGGTATAATTAGTTACAACATACAATATATTCATCTTAAAAAATAGCGTCGCCTGTAAGTATGAACAACACCGCCAAACGGCGGTGTCATCTTAAATGTCTGGCAGAAAGAAAGAGCTATAATCCACGTTTTTCCATTAGAACCGCCAGATCAACCAGACGGTTTGAGAATCCCCATTCGTTGTCATACCAGGCGAGGATTTTAACCAGTTTTCCGCCAATAACCAGTGTAGAAAGACCATCAATAATCGACGAGCGTGGATCGCCACGATAATCACTCGAGACCAGCGGTTCATCACTGTAGCCCAGAATGCCTTTCAGCGGACCAGACTCAGCAGCCTGACGGAATGCCGCGTTGATTTGCTCAACAGTCGCTTCACGTTTTAAATTCACCGTCAGGTCGACGATAGAAACCACCGGAACCGGCACGCGCAGAGAATAACCTGTCATACGCCCGGCAAGTTCCGGTATGACTTTCCCGATGGCTTTGGCCGCGCCGCTGGAATACGGGACAATCGAGACTGCCGCCGCACGGGCACCGCGCAAATCTTTTTCTGGCTGGTCGTGTAGAGCCTGACTGTTGGTATAAGCGTGGGTGGTATTCATCAGGCCATGCTCAATCCCGAAGGTTTGATGAAGAACCTGTGCTGCCGGTGCCAGACCGTTTGTGGTACAGCTGCCGTTGCTCACTACTTTATGTTTGGCAGGATCATACTGGTCATCATTCACGCCCAGCACGATAGTGATGTCGTCATCTTTACCCGGCGCGGAAATAATGACGCGCTTCGCACCGCCGTGGGTGATATGCACCTCAGCCTTGGCTTTATCGGTGAAGAAACCGGTGGCTTCGATAACAATATCTACGCCCGCGCTGCTCCAGGGAATGGCGGCAGGGTCTCTTTCAGAGAATACGCGGATGGTTTGGCCATCGACCAGCAGCTGGCCTTCACTGGCTTCAACGGTTGCGTTTAGCGTACCGGAAAGGGAATCATATTTAAGAAGATGGGCGAGGGTTTTACTGTCGGTGAGATCATTGATCGCCACCACCTGAAAGTCGCTGCGACCAAGAGCGGCGCGCAGGACATTTCTTCCAATTCTGCCGAATCCGTTAATACCAACTTTGACCATGATGCACTCCTTAGTTAGCGGAACTGCATTTAATGTAACCTCAAAGTGAGTTGGCGTATATGACAACAAAGAATCAATTTACGCCAAAATGCGTGCGCAAAAACGTTCGCGATATTCAGAGGGAGTCAGTTGTAAATTACGTTCGAATACGCGACGCAGATTCAGACCAGTGCCGAAGCCGGTCATGACCGCGATTTGTTCAATGCCAAGAGTGGTTTGTTCAAGCCGCTGTCTTGCGGCATTCAGACGGACTTCCTCGACATATTTCGCAGGCGTTATTCCGGTTTCACGAGTAAAGACGCGGGTGAAGTTGCGCGGACTCATCGCGACGCGCTCTGCCAGTTGTTCTACAGAAAGATCTCCCGTGATGTTATCTGGCAGCCAGCTTTGAAGGTCACGGATCGGACCTTCTGCAGCCTGATTTAACAGATAGCGGCTGAACTGTGCCTGGCTGCCTGGTCTGCGCAGGAACATCACTAAATCCTGCGCCACGTCGCGAGCCAGATTAAAACCGTGATCGTCTTCAACCAGTGCGAGAGTGAGATCAAAGCCTGAGCTAACGCCGCCGGAAGTCCAGACCGTGCCATCCTGAACGTAAATCGGGCCGCGTTCAACGATCACTTCAGGAAATTGGGATTGCAGAGAATCGAGCAAACGCCAGTGCGTGGTGGCATGTCGTCCATTAAGAAGATCAGATTCTGCCAGTAGCATCGCGCCGCCGCAGATTGAAACAATGCGGCCGGCATGGGGCGCAGCCTTTTTTATCCACTGCACTACATCTGAGCCTTCTTCTTTAGTCAGGCCTTTACCCGTGATAAGGATGGTATCGCGTGGGGTGTGCGGATCAAGATCGCACAAACGGTGGTCAGCCAGTAAGTTCAGGCCAGAAGCGCCGTGAACGACTCGGTGAGCTTGCGTTGTGGCCACCGTTACCTGATAGGCTGGCGTAGGGGCGTTTTCAGGCATCAGGCGATTTGCCTGCATGAGGATATCGGCGATACCGGCCGCTTCAAACAACATGCCCCCGTCGGGGACGATAATCAGAAAGGTATGCATGGCGTTAAAGGTACTTTTTGTACGAAATAAGTCAAGTAGTGTGATATTAAAAAAAAGAAAGAGCAGGGCGCGGCCACCAGCATCACCTGATTTTTAGCACTTTTAGTGGATGCTTATCGGTATAAAACATCAATTAACACATGATCCTCAGTGACGATAACGGTATCTTGTCTTCGCCAATAATCCTTAATTTAACCCATGGTAATTCATGACTTTATTACTCAAAAATTCGTCTCGCTTTTGCATGATTCTTATGCTGATGATTTTGGCTGGCTGTTCAAGTAAACCACATTATAAAAAATATGATTCGCACGCCTTTGACGATGAGATAGAAGATGCCGCTGATAAATATAAAGTCGACCGGAAACTGGTGAAAGCCATCATTCAGGTTGAGTCTAGTTACAATCCCAAAGCCGTCAGTCCTTCAAACGCTATTGGCCTGATGCAGTTGAAAGCCTCAACCAGTGGTTGCGATGCTTACCGTTACAAAGGTAAACGCGGTTGTCCGGACGACGACGATTTATATGATCCTGAAACCAACATTGATTTAGGTACGGCATACATCAGCGCATTGCAGCATCAGCAACTAAACTGGATCAACGATCCGGTGACACGTCGCTACGCGACAGAAGTCGCTTATGCCAATGGTGCCGGCGCATTGCTGCGGACATTTTCCAGCAATCGCCAGACAGCCATCAGCATGATTAACCAGCTTTCGCCTGAAGCGTTTCACTGGCATGTCCGCCAGTATCATCCTGCCGCTCAGGCACCAAGGTATATGGCGAAAGTTGAGAAGGTTTACGCCGGTTTATAGTACGTAAAACCTTAAAATTTGGAGTGTGCTACGTAAATTCTGCAGCATTATGGTACTGATTAATTCCCAGAATTCACGTAGCGCGATCAATTTGTAAGCCATCATACAGCAGACAAAGGTGGTTTCCGGTGCAGAATAATGTGTTTACGGATTTTCCATACAAAGCGGTCAACCGACAGGCCGAAACTTTTGAGTTGTTATTAACTCAGCCAGGCACACGTATCGAGAGAATAATTTCCACAGGACAATCGAGCCCACCAGATTTCTGGTACTGTCAGCCACAAAACGAGTGGGTGATGGTATTGCAAGGTTCAGCTGGTTTGCTACTGCAAGATGAAACCGAAACGCGTGTAATGAAAGCAGGAGATTTCATGAATATTCCCGCATTCTGCAAACACCGGGTCGAATGGACAGACGCCGAAGAAACAACGATCTGGCTGGCCGTGCATTATGGGGAAGAAAATGCCGAAGATGAGGCAGGGACGTGTGATTAAAGAAACCGTGGACTACGAGTGTGCGATCTTATATGTCATTTAACATAATATACATTATGCGAACCTATATATGTCCGGATTGGAGATGCGGACATTTGAATTGAGCTTTGACATAGCTAAACCGAGATATCCGCTTTACTGTCGCTACTACAGTTATTGTGTTGAAATGTGCTCTCAGGTTCTCTCAAACGATTGGTCTTTTGGAAATGCAGGAACATTTATGAAAAACATCACTTTTTATCGCCGTTTTGAAACCGACATCCTTGCCGGTTATAAAACAATTACCCTGCGTGAAGCCAGCGATGCAGATTTTGTTGCGGGAGACCAGGTGCGGGTCAGTCGTTATGAAGATGATGTGTATTTCTGCAATATTGAAGTAACCGGCGTGACGCCGGTGCAGTTTGACGATCTCAACGATACCCACGCGGTACAAGAAAATATGACATTACCGGAACTGAAACAGGTCATCAGCGAAATTTATCCGGGGCTGAAAGAACTGTTTATGATTGAGTTTCGCCTGATTTAACTGCCATAAAGCGCGCCGCTTCACCATTGGCGCGCCCTTTTCTTCTTCAGCCCTGCCAGCGCGAATTGCGAATAATCGAACAGAAGTTCCCTTTGATAAACGCCGATTCTTTATCTGCAATCACGTCTGCTTTGACGTTACCGAACGTCGTTTGCGGTTTGTTTTTGATGCCGTCATAAAATGCCTGAATAATATCTTCTTTAAACGCCGCCGTTCGCGGATGTGCATCTACCACAGCTTCACGTACATCATCCTGATATACCTGATAATTTATCCCCAGAACATCCATTTCTACGCCTGCTGTCACCAGTGCAATCACCGGATCCATAAACTCGGGAATTCCAGGTGTGGTGTGTAACGCGATCGCCGTCCAGACTTTATCCATATCCCCGGCGCTGACGCCGTATTGCTGCATAAATTCCCGTGCGGCATTGGCGCCGTCAACTTCGAAACGTTTATCGCAGCTGCAATTTTCATGCGTCAGCCCCATGTCGTGAAACATACAGCCAATATAAAGCAGTTCGTGATCGACCTTCAGTTCACGTTGCTGCCCAGCCAATGCCGCCCAGTAATACACGCGGCTGGAATGATGAAACAATAAATCTGATTCGGTATCGCGAACTAATTCGGTCGCTTCGCGGGCCATTTTGCTGTCGGGAATGCGGATGCCCTGTATGTTAAGACTCATGATAGTTCTCCTGTCGGGTTGATTAAAACCAGCCTAAGCCGCAGGATGAATGTCATCAATCGACGTAATATTACGATTTAAGACATTGCGTTGTTCTGCGACAGGAAATCTATTCATGCTTAAACACATTGTGATTCTGGCCGTGCCTGGCGTGCAGTTGCTCGACGTTTCCGGTCCGCTGGATGTCTTTGCCGAAGCTAATCAGCAGCGTGGTCGTGAAGTTTATAAACTCAGCGTGATGGCGATGACCGATCCTATTATTACATCCTCGTCCGGCACCCGCCTGCTGGCTGATTTAACGCTGGCCGCCCCGCTTCCCGCCAATCTGGACACTTTTCTGGTGGCCGGTGCACCAGCGCTTACTCCCTTTATCCATGACGAAATGTTAAAGGAACAAATCTGTCGTTGGAGCCATCACGCACAACGCTTTGGTTCCGTTTGCAGCGGCGCGATGCTGCTTGCCGCCGCGGGACTGCTGGATAACCGGCGTGTCACTACCCACTGGTCGGTGGCTGAAAAACTGAGTCTGGATTATCCGCAGGTTTTCGTAGAAGCTGACGCGATTTTTATTGCCGACGGTGAACTGCGAACCGCTGCGGGCGTGACCTCCGGGCTGGATTTAGCGCTACATATGGTGGAGGAAGATCTTGGCCGGGAAACTGCATTGGATGTGGCTGCGCAGCTGGTGATGTTCTTTAAACGTCCCGGCGGCCAGCTTCAGTTTAGCCGTCACGGACAAGCCTCGCTGAGTGGTCGTTCTGCGTTACAGGATGTGCAACGCTGGGTGCTAAATTCCCTCGAAAAGCCGCATAACGTGCAAAGTCTTGCAATGCATATGGGGCTGAGCGCCCGACACGTCACACGCTTATTCAATCAGGAAATAAACCAGTCACCGGCGCAATGGCTGGAACAACAACGGGTTTTTCATGCCCGGCAGTTGCTGGAAACAGGCGGCCTGGCGATAAAGCAAATCGCCGCACAATGCGGGTTTTCCAGCGTGGATATTCTTCGAAGAGCCTTTTTACGGCAGTTAAACGTGACACCGTCACAGTATCAAAAACAGTTCTCCTGACAGATAATAGTGCGTTAAATCAGGCTTCTTTCGCCACCTGTGTCCGGCGAAAACAATCCGGATGATGGGTATTGATAAGCCCGGTGGCTTCCATCCACGCATACACTATCGTCGGGCCGACAAACTTAAAACCGCGCTTTTTCAGATCTTTCGATATACGTTCAGACAGCGCATCTTTGGTTGGAACCGGCCCCTGATGTTGGATAGCTTTACCGCCGATCTGCGCCCAAATCCACTCACCGAAATCTTCCCCCGCCTGTTGCATGGCCAGATACATTTTCGCGTTGTTAATCACCGCCATTATCTTGCTGCGAGAACGGATAATATCGGCGTTTTTCACCAGCCTTTCGATGTCTTCTTCAGTAAATTCGGCGACTTTCTGTGGTTCGAAATTGCAAAACGCCAGGCGTAGCGCATCCCGCTTTTTCAGCACAATCCGCCAGGATAACCCTGCCTGAAAGCCATCGAGCATGAGTTTTTCCCACAGCGCGCGGCTCTCTCGTACGGGTTTACCCCATTCTGTATCGTGGTAATTGATCATTAGGGTGTCCTGAAGGTTCCAGGGGCAACGGATGAGATCATCAGTCATGACAGGGCTCGGGGGAATGGGTTTGAGGTAGTCTACCCGACCGGGTTTGTTAAAAACAAATTAAGACCGTGGGTTGCGTCCCGTACTGGCATTAAGGTCAAAACCTTGGGCTTGCCGCCCAAACAGGCCCAAAGGACGCGTAAACGCAGCCCTTTGCCCTTCTAAACAATGATGACATTACAAAAGTTAAAGTGTGCACTTTTTTTAATCTTACCTTAAACTGTATGTTGTAACTAATTGGAGGCGGTATGGCAGATTATGATTTAATTGCTCGAATGAACGGTTGTTTCAATGAGCTGGAAATGGCGTTGCACGACCTCGGGAACTTCCTGAGTAAGCTGGAATTATTGCAGGCGCGGGTATTTGCATTGCCAGAAATCGCCAAAGGCGAGGAGCATAATCCTGCCGATAAAATCGCGGTGACCCCTTATATCGGCGAAGCCGCCCAGGAGATGGCTTTGCAGCATTTTCAACGGCTGTTCATTCATCATAATAACGAGAATATCAGCAGTAAATCCGCTGTCCGCCTGCCCGGCGTGCTGTGCTATGCCGTTGACTCCGCCGAACATCAGTCTGCCCTGCTGCTCATCGAAGAAGTGAATAAACTGAAAGCTGAACTCGAGCACATTGTTACCGTCGAATCAGGTCTTGCCCGCGAGCAGCGCTTCGAGTTTGTACATACCCATTTGCGCGGGCTGATTACGCTTAACGCCTACCGCTCGGTGACGTTCCTTAACGATCCTGATTCGGTGCGGTTTGGCTGGGCGAACAAACATATTATTAAAAATGTCAGTCGTGATGAAGTACTGGCAATGCTTGAAAAAAGCCTGAACGCAGGCCGGGCAGTGTCGCCTTATACCCGCGAGCAGTGGATGGAAAACATTAACCGGGAAATGATTGATGTAAAACGTTTGCCTGAACATGCTGCGCTGAAGTTTAAGCGCCCGGTAAAAGTACAACCGATCGCCCGCGTGTGGTATCGCAACAGCCAGAAACAGGTGCAGCACCCGTGCCCGCTGCCGCTGATCGCGCTGTGCCAGAAAATGCCGATAATGCATGTGCCAAAGTTAGGTGAACTGCCAGATTACGATGTAACCGCCATCAAACATAAATACAAGCCGCAGTCGCAGCCACTAAATTTGCTGATTAAACGGCTGCATTTATATACCGATTATCCTCTGTGAAACGCCGCTATAAATGAAAAAAGGCCCGGCAAGCCGGACCTCTAAAGGGAGCATATCAATGGGGACATTACCCCTTCATACTGCCGACCATGGCTTCAGGGCGAACCCATTCATCGAACTGTTCCCCGGTCAGATAACCGAGTTTTAGCGCCGATGCTTTCAGAGTCAGCCCTTCTTTATGGGCTTTCTTGGCAATTTCAGCCGCTTTATCGTAACCGATGTGCGTATTAAGCGCGGTCACCAGCATCAGTGATTCATTCAGCAACTGTGTGATGCGGTCACGGTTCGGTTCGATGCCCACCGCGCAGTGTTCGTTGAAACCGCGCATACCATCTGCCAGCAGGCGGACAGATTGCAGGAAGTTATGGATAACCAGCGGACGGAACACGTTCAGTTCGAAGTTACCGGAAGCGCCGCCGATATTGACCGCAACGTCATTCCCCAACACCTGTGCGCAAAGCATGGTCATTGCTTCACACTGCGTCGGATTGACTTTACCCGGCATGATCGAGCTGCCTGGCTCATTCTCCGGAATGGAGATCTCGCCAATACCGCACCTTGGGCCGGAAGATAACCAGCGGACATCGTTGGCGATTTTCATCAGCGACGCGGCCAGCCCTTTCAACGCTCCGTGACCGTGGACCAGCGCATCACAGGTTGCCAGCGCTTCGAATTTATTCGGCGACGTGACGAACGGTTGCCTGGTCAATTCAGCCAGCGTTTTGGCGACACGTACCGCATATTCCGGATGGGTATTGAGCCCGGTTCCAACCGCCGTGCCACCCAGCGCTAATTCAGCAATGTGCGGGATACTGTTTTCAATATGCGTGACGCTGTGCGCCAGCATCGCTACCCAGCCGGAAATTTCCTGGCCAAGCGTCAGCGGCGTCGCGTCCTGCAAATGCGTACGGCCAATTTTCACGATGTCACGATACGCTTCAGCTTTCGCTTCCAGCGTTTTATGCAGAACTTTCAGTTCTGGCAGCAGCGTTTCACGCAGCTCAAGAACGGCGGCGACGTGCATAGCGGTAGGAAAAACGTCATTTGAACTCTGGCTCTTATTCACATCATCGTTGGGATGCACTTTCCGCGCTTCGCCGCGTTCGCCGCCGAGGATTTCGCTTGCGCGGTTGGCCAGCACTTCATTCATGTTCATGTTGGTCTGGGTACCAGAACCGGTCTGCCAGATGGAAAGCGGGAATTCTGTCGGGTGTTTACCGGCCAGCACTTCATCGGCGGCGGCAACAATTGCATCGCCCCGTTCAGCAGGCAGCAGCCCCAGGTCCATATTAACGCTGGCGGCCGCACGCTTGGTCAGGGCCAGCGCGTGGATAAGCGCCGTGGGCATTTTTTCCGAGGAAATACGAAAATGTTCAAGCGAACGTTGCGTCTGTGCGCCCCAAAGCTTATCTGCCGGAACATCGATAGGCCCCATTGAGTCTTTTTCAATGCGAGTCGCTGTCATTGTTGTCTCCTAAGATACTAATTTTCGAATGAGTGTCAGGTTTTTTGCAGGATTTTCAAGAGCCGTTGGCGCTTCCAGGCATTCATAAGCGGCCAGTCGATTATAGTGACATATAAGGCTAACGTATCACTTCGTCCACTGCAAATGAGAAGAATTGTCATTCAGCGCACTTTTTGCCCCTTCACAGTTGTAAAGGCCGCGCCGTCATTGTTTACTAGCGGGTAGAATTTTCCATTCAGGATGAAGCAATGCAAAAGATGCATAATGGCGTACAAAATTACGCCTGGGGCAGTAAAGACGCGCTGACCGAACTTTATGGTATTACAGATCCGCAAGGTCGGCCGATGGCAGAATTGTGGATGGGGGCTCACCCGAAAAGCAGTTCGCAGGTTAAGAATGCCGCCGGTGAGATGATTTCACTGCGCGAGCAAATCAGCGCCAGTCTCGACGATCAGTTAGGCAAAAAAGTGGCCAGACGTTTTGGTGAGCTGCCTTTCCTGTTCAAAGTATTGTGTGCCGATCAACCGCTGTCAATTCAGGTTCACCCAAGTAAAGGTGCTGCCGAGCTGGGTTACGCCAAAGAGAACGCCAATGGCATTCCTCTTGATGCCGCTGAACGTAACTACAAAGATCCGAATCATAAACCTGAACTGGTTTATGCCCTGACGCCTTTCCAGGCGATGAATGGTTTCCGTGAACTGCGTGAGATTGTTTCTTTATTGCAGCCGGTCGCCGGTGCACATGCGCTGATTGCCAGCTTCCTCTCTTATCCTGATGTCGATCACCTGCGCACGCTGTTTGCCGGGTTATTGAGTCTGGAAGGTGAAGATAAATCACGCGCGCTGGATGTACTGAAATCAGTGCTGAGCAATCAGCACGGCGAGCCGTGGGATACCATTCGCAGCATTTCTGAATTTTATCCTGACGATACCGGCCTGTTCTCTCCGTTGCTGCTCAACGTCATTACCCTGCAACCGGGCGAAGGCATGTTCCTTTATGCTGAAACCCCGCATGCGTATCTGAAAGGCGTCTCGCTGGAAGTGATGGCCAACTCTGATAACGTCCTGCGCGCCGGTCTGACTCCGAAATACATCGATATCCCCGAACTGCTGGCTAACCTGAAGTTCAACGCCAAACCGGCCAGCGAATTGCTGACTACGCCGGTTGTAAAAGGCGCAGAACTCAATTTCCCGATCCCGGTTGAAGATTTTGCATTCTCCGTTCACAGCCTGTCTGCCGAGCCACAAACTCTGGCCCAGGACAGCGCAGCCATCGTCTTCTGCATTGAAGGCCAGAGTGTGCTGGTGAAAGGTGATGAAACACTGGTATTAAACCCGGGTGAATCCGCTTATCTGTCTGCCAGCGAGTCACCGGTCACGGTGAGTGGCAACGGACGCATTGCCAGAGTGTTCAATATCCTCAGTAAATGATCATTTGCTTAAACAAATTGAGGCTAATGGCCTCAATTTGATGAATTATTTACTGATTGAGCTACACTCAGGGAACTATTAACGCCGCAAGGCGTTTTTTGTTTTCGAGACATTTCATAAGGATAAACAGAGATATGAAGAAGTCGTTAGTCGCTGTAAGCGTCATTGTAGTCCTTGGCGCAGCCTGGACAGGCGTCTCGTGGTACACGGGTAAACTTATTGAGCAGCATATGGACGAGGAAGTCGCCGCGGCCAACAGCCAGTTGCAGACTGCCTTTCCGAAGGCTGGTCTGAAGGTCAGCTATCAGGATTACCATCGTGGGCTGTTCAGCAGCAAATTGCGCATCGTCCTGCAACCTGACGCCGCCGCAGCCACTGCGGGTACCAGCGCACTGAAAACCGGTGATGAAATCGCGTTTATCGAAACGATTGATCACGGCCCGTTCCCTGCCGCTCAGTTAAAGAAATTTAACCTGATCCCTAGCATGGCTTCGGTACATTCCGAACTGCAAAACACCCCAACGCTGAAACCGCTGTTTGACGTGACCAAAGGCCGTTCGCTTATCACAGCAGACAGCCGTGTGTCCTACAGCGGCGCGAGTTCTTCAGCCATCGACATCATTCCGGTAACTTACCAGAAAGAAGACAGCCAGCTGCAATTCTCCGGCGGTACGGTGAATGTGGATGTGGATAAAGAACTGACGGCGATGAAGCTGAAAAGCAACATCGACAGCGTGGCGATCACCTCTAAAAACCAATGGGGCCAGCTTGAGAAAGTGACGCTGACCGGTTTCGATATGGACAGTGATACCCAGCAGGGGAAACTCCAGGTGGGCGTAGGCGATCAAAACCTGAGCGTGAAACAGATCCTAGTGAACGTTGACGGTAAAGACGCGGTCTCGCTGGAAAACTTCAAGCTGGTGAGCAAATTCTCTGAAAACGGCAATAACATTGGCGGCCAGCAGGATTACACCCTCGATGCCCTGAAAGTTCAGGGCGCTGATTTCGGTTCTGCAAAACTGTCCCTGAAGCTGGACAAGCTGGATGGCGCAGCCCTGAAGCAGTTTACTGATAACTACAATCAGCAATCACGTGCCCTGCTGATGCAGCAAGGTGAGCTTGACCCTGCGGTGTATCAGCAACAAGCTGCTGATCTGATGCTGGCAAATTTGCCACTGCTGCTCAAAGGCAATCCGAGCATCAGCATTGCTCCGCTGAGCTGGAAAAACAGCAAAGGCGAAAGTACCTTTAATCTGCAACTGGATTTGAAAGATCCGTCCGCAACGCCTGCGCAAACTCAGGATCAGATGCTGTCACAACTGGTGAGCAAGATTGACGCTAAACTGTCTATCCCGCTGCCAATGGCAACAGAGGTCACTACTCAGGTCGCGAAACTGGAAGGTTACAGCGGCGATGATGCGACTAAACTGGCACAACAACAGGTTCAGGGTATTGCCGCGATGGGGCAGATGTTCAAACTGACCACGGTCAAAGACGATACCATTTCCAGCAGCTTTAGCTATGCCGACAATCAGGTTGACCTGAACGGTCAGAAAATGACGCTGCAGGAATTTGCCGGTCTGTTTGGTATCTTCGGCGGTTCTGTTGCACAGCCACAGTCAGAAGCTCCAGCGCCTCTGGCACCGCCGGTGGCACCCGTTCCGGCTCAGTAATCTGACGCAGCAACGTTAAAAAGCGCACGGCGCTGAAGTAAAAGAGGGGGATCAGATGATCCCCCTCTTTTTTATTTCTTTTTTGATGATTATTTAAAATCGGCGTAAGGCGTCAAAGGCTGCGCAGGCATATCAAGATCACCCAGCCATCCGCCCAGTGAATATCTGGCGTAAAGCAAATAGTGACTCGGCGTATAATCTTTCGCCTGCTGAATATCCACACCCGCGCCGACTGTCCAGTGTGAGCTCACCCTTCTTTCCAGCAGTGCCTGCACGGTATAGCCAAAACCGGAACCGCTGCTGCCTGAATCCACCGCGCCTTTATCTGCATCATCCATATTGGTATCCGCCACCAGACTTTGGATCGGGTAGCGCTTCTGACTGCGGGTGGATGAACGCGACCAGGAGACTGAGCCTCCCAGTTGCCATGACCAGTTCTCAGTACGCTGGCGATAATTCACCGGCACTGCCAGCGAGAAATATTGCTGCGGGCTGTAATAACCGCCCTGTCCCAGCGTATAGCCACTGAGGTCTTTCTGATAATGCCAGACCATCGAACTCAGGCCGACGGTCGCTCGCCGGTTATCTTCGTTGATGACTTTGTAGTAATAGCCACCCATCAGCCGTTCACGGGTGTTATCCGCCACGTTCTCACCGGTCAGCTGATGCGCGCTGAGATCGGCCCAGACGCCGTTAGCCTCACCCTGATCGTAACTCAGGCCCAGGCTGGCACCCGTTGCGCGAACGCCACCCCAGGTGGTGTTCGTGCCGGGGTCTTTCGCACCGGCAAAAGACAGTAATGAACTGGAGATCGGACGGCGTGAAACGGTGGTCGTCCAGCCAATTTGATGCCAGTCACCGCTGTACGCCAGCCCGCCGACCCAGTCAACCACCTCGAATCCGAGTGGCGTGGTGCCTACATCCCCTTTCCAGTTTTCATCTTCCCAGCCTGCCGCCAGACTCAGGCCATTGGCGGTCTGAGTGCGGTAACGACGGCACTCAGATTTGATGTCACCACAGGTGCCGAAGCTTTCATCATAGTTGCCGTTTTGACTGTCGAATGTGCCTGCATCCATCCGCACCCAGTCAGCACGCAGGAAGCCCCGTCCCTGATAAACCGGCATATCTGCCTGGAACATCAGAGTATTCGCCGTCAGATCCGATTTTCCTGGCGTGCCGCTCGAGGTCCAGGAATCGTTATCTAGCGTGAAATTCACATCCTGCTGGCGGTATAAATCATGGGCGTCGGAGCGGATCCCCCGTTTCAGCCAGTCGTCCCCGGCATTATTACGCGTCAGACGGG comes from the Enterobacteriaceae bacterium Kacie_13 genome and includes:
- the gap gene encoding type I glyceraldehyde-3-phosphate dehydrogenase, with protein sequence MVKVGINGFGRIGRNVLRAALGRSDFQVVAINDLTDSKTLAHLLKYDSLSGTLNATVEASEGQLLVDGQTIRVFSERDPAAIPWSSAGVDIVIEATGFFTDKAKAEVHITHGGAKRVIISAPGKDDDITIVLGVNDDQYDPAKHKVVSNGSCTTNGLAPAAQVLHQTFGIEHGLMNTTHAYTNSQALHDQPEKDLRGARAAAVSIVPYSSGAAKAIGKVIPELAGRMTGYSLRVPVPVVSIVDLTVNLKREATVEQINAAFRQAAESGPLKGILGYSDEPLVSSDYRGDPRSSIIDGLSTLVIGGKLVKILAWYDNEWGFSNRLVDLAVLMEKRGL
- a CDS encoding helix-turn-helix domain-containing protein, producing the protein MHTFLIIVPDGGMLFEAAGIADILMQANRLMPENAPTPAYQVTVATTQAHRVVHGASGLNLLADHRLCDLDPHTPRDTILITGKGLTKEEGSDVVQWIKKAAPHAGRIVSICGGAMLLAESDLLNGRHATTHWRLLDSLQSQFPEVIVERGPIYVQDGTVWTSGGVSSGFDLTLALVEDDHGFNLARDVAQDLVMFLRRPGSQAQFSRYLLNQAAEGPIRDLQSWLPDNITGDLSVEQLAERVAMSPRNFTRVFTRETGITPAKYVEEVRLNAARQRLEQTTLGIEQIAVMTGFGTGLNLRRVFERNLQLTPSEYRERFCARILA
- a CDS encoding transglycosylase SLT domain-containing protein: MTLLLKNSSRFCMILMLMILAGCSSKPHYKKYDSHAFDDEIEDAADKYKVDRKLVKAIIQVESSYNPKAVSPSNAIGLMQLKASTSGCDAYRYKGKRGCPDDDDLYDPETNIDLGTAYISALQHQQLNWINDPVTRRYATEVAYANGAGALLRTFSSNRQTAISMINQLSPEAFHWHVRQYHPAAQAPRYMAKVEKVYAGL
- a CDS encoding cupin domain-containing protein yields the protein MQNNVFTDFPYKAVNRQAETFELLLTQPGTRIERIISTGQSSPPDFWYCQPQNEWVMVLQGSAGLLLQDETETRVMKAGDFMNIPAFCKHRVEWTDAEETTIWLAVHYGEENAEDEAGTCD
- a CDS encoding ASCH domain-containing protein, with the translated sequence MKNITFYRRFETDILAGYKTITLREASDADFVAGDQVRVSRYEDDVYFCNIEVTGVTPVQFDDLNDTHAVQENMTLPELKQVISEIYPGLKELFMIEFRLI
- a CDS encoding HD domain-containing protein → MSLNIQGIRIPDSKMAREATELVRDTESDLLFHHSSRVYYWAALAGQQRELKVDHELLYIGCMFHDMGLTHENCSCDKRFEVDGANAAREFMQQYGVSAGDMDKVWTAIALHTTPGIPEFMDPVIALVTAGVEMDVLGINYQVYQDDVREAVVDAHPRTAAFKEDIIQAFYDGIKNKPQTTFGNVKADVIADKESAFIKGNFCSIIRNSRWQG
- a CDS encoding helix-turn-helix domain-containing protein, which encodes MLKHIVILAVPGVQLLDVSGPLDVFAEANQQRGREVYKLSVMAMTDPIITSSSGTRLLADLTLAAPLPANLDTFLVAGAPALTPFIHDEMLKEQICRWSHHAQRFGSVCSGAMLLAAAGLLDNRRVTTHWSVAEKLSLDYPQVFVEADAIFIADGELRTAAGVTSGLDLALHMVEEDLGRETALDVAAQLVMFFKRPGGQLQFSRHGQASLSGRSALQDVQRWVLNSLEKPHNVQSLAMHMGLSARHVTRLFNQEINQSPAQWLEQQRVFHARQLLETGGLAIKQIAAQCGFSSVDILRRAFLRQLNVTPSQYQKQFS
- a CDS encoding DNA-3-methyladenine glycosylase I, with the protein product MTDDLIRCPWNLQDTLMINYHDTEWGKPVRESRALWEKLMLDGFQAGLSWRIVLKKRDALRLAFCNFEPQKVAEFTEEDIERLVKNADIIRSRSKIMAVINNAKMYLAMQQAGEDFGEWIWAQIGGKAIQHQGPVPTKDALSERISKDLKKRGFKFVGPTIVYAWMEATGLINTHHPDCFRRTQVAKEA